In the genome of Rhopalosiphum padi isolate XX-2018 chromosome 1, ASM2088224v1, whole genome shotgun sequence, the window aataatgaatttattcaaatttttattttttattttaatatacttggagacaatatttccaaatttttaatacttttttttacttctatggagataaactttaattttcttATCTGAATCttcttttttactgtaaattatttagtggttcattttttgaaaatgtcgaTTTACTTAATTCAAACTTTGAATGAGCAATTTGtcatttatcaaaatgtttatatttaggataataatcattgaaaatggttttataaaaacataaaataaatataatattggatcTATACTCTGACCCTGTGAATAACATACCTGGCTAGGAACAACTATTTGTCCAAACTCCTGCATCTCCTACAATGTCATTACCGATAATGTTGGCATTGGtcaaatttacattataagCCTTTATTAGCAAAATAGATGAGTTCTTTCAAGGGAAAggggaataatatttattatacctgaaccatttctacaaataataaatgttaatagctTAAAATGAATTACTTAAGTTTTAAAATCGCCAAAGCCCCTCATAAGATATCAGACCTGTTATAATAAACTAAGAACTTGGTATCTTTAGtgcacaaagttaaataattcaaaaactatttattcaaattttgattttgatacaaAATGGAAAGACAAAGGATCACTTTATTTTAGCAttcagtatattaatataaatcaaatttattgtactttattttatttacaggaATTCAAATGTTATCATTGCTAGTACCATCCTTAATTAACTTTCTTATGAACACAGAATTGACAAAATATGACTCCACCATATCTAAATCACGGTCTAAACTTCATGAGTTTAGTTTACaatgtttattgaaaattgGCCCAGTTTATCCACAGGTATGTTAATTACTATTTggaataaacattttgaaaatatatgtactatatttattattgttttaggaATTCAAAGTAATCATGtctcaaaacaataaattgaaaacaaaattagaaCATACCATTAAAACTACTAAATCACAACAACAGTTTAACTCTGGTTGTCATATAccacaaaatattacaaaatcgaTCCAGCCTTCTATCAAACTGAAGACAGATTTTACTAACTTTAGTTAACATTAAGAATTATATCTATTACATAACagttacagttttaaatatttttactaggacattgatttttttatcacagaattattaatagaatacaTGTATTAAGTTACCAATTCTATGATGGACTGAaatcattgtttattaattttttattttttaaaaacttatataatatataaaaattatagttaaaaatgtaatgaattaattatttgtgaATAAGCTGATTGAAATCCCTAAGcgaagtatatttaaaaatcagttttccaagtaatattattcaaatagactaaatttattataaaaaaatagcaaatttaAAACCACAAAGAAAAGTTAATTACATACATGAATTAATTAATCACACGAGTTTAACGCTATAACacacataaaaaaattcaaaaacaaaccgttatatttacaaatcatttcgttgtctaatatttattatgctgaaagttaattaaaaacaaattgtaaaaccAGTATAGATCATTCTATCTGAATCTAATATAGTAGTATGTTATCTATGttgcataaaattaattgatttgacgatttacttaaatttaatgtataatttgtagGTGGACCAATAACCACTAAatcaagtttaaatattaaggaCTATTACTCACTACTTATTGATTCATTAATTAGTTACTTAGTGATTAATTATGCATACCATCATTAGCGTTGTTCTTACATTATACTAGTGGAGTAATGGtggcttgaatttttttttcctcgaatcacatttaatatttttacacacacCCACCGACCCACCCCATCCTAAATTGTggattattatctaaaaataaattattttttaaagcttaggatcttttttttttgctcatttAACAAATCTCTCTTGTTTAAGACCTAAATTCTCCCTtgggtataaaattaataaattcaatatttctatttaatactttatcatGCCTAAAGTACTGTTGTCTATTACctactattagttattaattattagtttattactgtaAAACTTCTgctacaaataacaaatatatggctatgtatattatatttattatttagaattgaaTTATCAATCTTTAAAAGTAGTCCAGCCACATTTAAAGATATCTTTAATCTTGAGTCCAGCCTACCTTTTCCAATCATAAAACACATAAGACCTCCACCcactcattaatatttttgtgaatcACATGATTCAAATATACCCCCTTATTTGAGCTGCTCGTCATAAGCAACAAAGCAATACAATCATCATGTGCGTTGTCTGCACATGACGTCCGAAAGGCTAAGTTGACATTTCCTAATGCAGCCTGAACGAATGAATCACCAACGTCAATGTTTTCCATCACGATAATCGGGGGGATCACCTCTCCACAGAttgcaaaaaattatttcagaGATTGTCAATTATCATGAActtgattttcttatttttatcacaACCAATATTTGAAAGCAAACCTAATGGTTGGTCTTGGTGTCCACTCTATCTCCCCTTAAAACATCAGCTTCAGGTATttctaagtacctacctattataataataataaaaattatgttaattatgtattataaatttaaaatgttagttatatattttcatgtcGGTGATCTTAAAAAGTAGTATTCTAAACAATGTTttccttaaaaaattaaatgccattaacaatatattgtacctaaaaCATAATGTATGCAACAATtatgtatgcataatatagcatatatatgtttaaaatccatatagtatatacctattataatatacatatttactaattttcgtAAAAAAGGTCAAAGCTGGTTAACgcttatcagtttatcactgtaaattaaaaatgtcttatttcTGTCatagacgtataataataatcaaaaaattatacgtCTATGATTTCTAATTTCTTTACACAAGGGCATGTtgatgtatactgtatagtactatactatactatattttgtcatgatactatagtagtatagtgtatagtagattatagatattataatcataattttcatataaactGTGTTCATACCAcgattaaagatttatattttaattcgtaatGATATAGCACAGAATATATTTAATCTTAGTTCATGGTCTTAATACATatcatgacaaaatatataacaattaacaaacaGGCAACAGCATACTTCGCGGTAAGAAGTCAATCTGGTGATAGCGATTAGCGACCAGTTTTCGTCAGACGAATGTCGTGATCACTGGTCATTGGCCAGGCAACACCCGGTTTGACCGTTTCACGTAACACGTTTAGCTCCCACAGGCCACAATCAACAGTCAACCATTTGTATGCATGCTGTTTGCCACACTCTTACGTACGACTGTACGAGTTAGCCTGTTAGCCACCGAATATTGTCTTATCTTGAACggagtaaaaatgtatagaaatatagaataaagaTGTACTATTAAGTTATCTAAATTATCTTCGTTTTCGTTAGCTCTTACTAGTAAGTCAACCTTTGTTATTTTTGATGTTACAgttcatataattattcataatctaTCTGTTCTACAATCTGTCAGTCTACATGTTCACACATATTACATGTGAtttgacaaatttaaaacttaagaaattaaagtttaaacacaaatcatttttattttagtaacggTAGGTTCAttgattaaatacaaattgtaattcatattgtatttaatcaatggtaggttttaattaataaacataacgaTTTACAACAATAGTCAAGGGAGTTTATTTATGTGAACAGGTATCTAATCCTGTATTGATTgagattaatatatattgtaataagaaCATATTGGACGAACTCgactttatttagttatttttttctaatatttcatTTGGAGAAAACAGTTCAGTAATCTAAATTTTGTACAAtggtaagttattaaaatttttacttgctaaatgtaataatttaaattgtgctGAAATTGGCTTAATAGTactaatcttatattttataatgatcatttgaatacctatataaattaatatttgtcaatttaTTCAGGGTTCATTAAGGTCCTTTGTTTACATTTCTTCTGGAGGATGTATTTTGTGGGCAGGAACAAATTTTATCACACAGAATGaaaaattttataagaaatgtaTCATTCCTGCATTCTTTTCTTGTGATCCAGAAAATGCTCATaaccttttaatattttctggaaaatatggtcttataccaaaatcatattataaagatCCACCAATATTGGTAAGTTTAACTTTTTATCATCCAATTATTATTctcattatttaaacaaattaaactaaatagtgagtaatgactaatgttGGATTTTTTTCTTAGAAAACCAAGTTGTGGGATTTGAATTTCACCAACCCAGTAGGTCTTGCAGCTGGGTTGGATAAACAAGGTGAAATAACAAAAgcattaaaaaatgtaggttTTGGTTTTGTAGAGGTTGGTTCAATAACACCTCTACCTCAACCAGGCAATGAAAAACCAAGAGTGTTTAGACTTTTAGATAGTCAAgctattattaataggtaaaatTGCACTcagttttagtaataaatattaatttgatgtaatacattatattatatcatgtaggTATGGTTTCAATAGCGATggtcataatattgtatttgaaagACTTAAGAAACTTAAGCAAGACCAAAATTTTGATGGTATAGTTGGTGTTAATTTAGGAAAAAATAAAGAGTCTGAAAATGCAGCTGATGACTATGTGAAAGGTATTGAAAAGTTCACTCCAGTTGcagattattttgttataaatatatccaggtaaaaaaactaattttactttcaaactttaaatttaactttaaaaaaaataaaatgtttagccCCAATACTCCAGGTTTAAGAAATTTGCAAAAGAAAAATGATCTAATAAGTCTGCTTTCAAAAGTTATAGAAGCAAGGAATCAATTTAGTGTAGAACGCAAAattccaatattattaaaaattgctcCCGATCTTACTGATCAAGATAAAAAAGATATTGCtgatgtaataactaataataaaaaggtaaaattatattttaatttaataaatattatattcaaaattttctGAAGTGGCTTTTTGGATTTAGTGCAAAGTTGAtggattaataatttcaaatacaacTGTTAAACGAATTGGTGTTTATGACAATCCTAATGCATTAGAACCTGGTGGTCTCAGTGGGAAACCTTTACAAGAAGCatctacaaaattaattttagaattttataaattgacaaatggtgaaatatagttgtataatagtttaatagaattaattttacttagaaattcaattttattatttaggtaaaattCCAATTATTGGAGTTGGTGGAATTTTTAATGGTCAAGATGCATATGCCAAAATTAAAGCAGGAGCTTcacttatacaaatttatacatcTTTTATATACAATGGTCCACCAGtcatagttaatataaaaaaggaACTAGATTATCTTCtgaggtaataaatattaaaattagtatacatatgaatactaatttaaataaaactaggaTATTGCAACTTATGTGTTACctaatttaatcttatattttttatttaataatattaaatgtcatttttaaactttgaatcagattcaatgtatttattgaagctgtataataaacagtaaaatcttgataatttaaacataaaatattattctaaaaataaataaacaaataatttgtaaaaaaaaaaggcaatgtcacatacattttatttgcaatattttagttgtttagttataaaaatgtgttggtaaaaactaaaaaaaaaaattatattaatcttctactattaattattaaaaatcaactataatatttttattaacctttatataattttttaaatattatgacactTGTATTCtgcaataataactatacttagtgttttaatttaatttgtatacattttatgtttttaggaAAGATAACTACAACTCAATATCTGATGCAGTTGGTGCAGATGCCAGAGtgtaaatttacaataactcaaataactgtttattttattccaaaatttggaaatttaaaatgtatttttttttattcacatacatgttttattatttttatatattaaaataatttaatactatactcCAGCCACTGGAGAGCGTTTCTGGTTGGCGATCAAAATTTATCTGTTTTCGCACATTCTTACCTCTAAACCCTCCTAAATACTGGCCACTGTAGTGGTAGAGTGGAAGAAATTTGGTACAAAACCGAGGAGTTCAATCATTTGTATGTGCGAAGGAGTAGCGCTCTCTCAGGGGCTAGAGTATAAGATTGATTATAATCAAAAGTGATTGTgaccatcaattaaatttttttttttcattgatacAGTCAGTACTTGATTTTTGCCCaattagttcatttttatttcaaatttgtgttatttaaattatttgattttttttttaaattgttttcaatcattAAAGAGAAACCTTTTTTAAAGAGGTACTTATCAGAAAACTATATTGCAACTATGAGttttaccataaaataaataatatgttgtacttATTTTCTTCTTTACTGTGGTTTGTTATAAAATGGTATGTTCTTATATAGAACAATCTAGTAGCCTGATATTTTAATCTGCAAAGACTTAAAAAAAGATTCTTAAGACAATGTTATACCTGTAtgtgttgtttctgtcttacAAAGTACAAACATAAAACACAGTAAATCTGTGTTCAgcagaattaattttatactgttagcattaatattagtcaatttagtaacctattatcaaacataaAGGTAATACTatatctcataggcttttattcatattttaatttttaagtgagttatagttatgtaaaactttaaaatgccaGTAATTCACTTACGAGATAccccaaataattttattatctttaagttTAACAATAGGTAAATTGAATAGATAAAATACATCAAATGTAAGTATGACGTCTTCTTAAGTCCTTAAGAGGACGCCAAAGACTAAAACAAGAATGTAATCATGTACAGTATTTACTGTGAAGTAATTAGCAAATCAttgaataaatactattattgtctTGGATATTGTTCAGTGGACAATtaggtttttacattttaaaatattttatatttcatacctaatacctattgtttatgttattaataatttatgaggaaataaggaaatttattttttaatttaataaattattattttaaaaataactttattgtatttgttaGTGATTGGGTTTTAGCAATGTTAAGTAGAATATCTGGTATTAGCATCcagttgaaaaaaatgtacccaaaaataattaattggcaTTGTTGTGGCAGATCAGTTGACAAAGTATATTGTCcaaaaataagtgtaaataATGAACAACATacctatttattcaaatttgtgGTCACTTCtgaatcaaaaacaataattattttttaacaataatttaatttagtacattagtatattaaacatgttgataattaatatttatatatttccttCTCCAGCATATAAGTATGACTATCAAAATGGAAAttgaatgatataaaaaaattgctttttGAAGTGATTgaatatatgaaatgtatagGGTGAATTTGGAAAAATGAGTTAATATAAACCCACATtaatttacatagtttcaaTGCTGAAATGTagtattcaaaattaaagtatagTATGAGAAGGGatctgaattatatattatatatttttcacttgcagtttttaaatcattggACTGAGTTTCTCTACTTCATTTTTCTCAATTTGAGCACTGTTCCTATGTTTTTAGTgttcctattaaaaaaatatttcaatggaGGTTGGAGATGTCTTGTTGCCCCTTCTCTTCAAAAACACGTTTATGAGCGCTCTCTGGCAGTAATTCCATAGTCGGCATAAATATACCACAATCAGGGATTTTTACCAAAGAGTGGGGAAATGAGACATTGACCTTTATAGGAAAGCCCGAGATGGGCTtatattcagaatattatatttatctatgttgAGGATATTCATTATTCAGACGTGACCTGTCAAAACTATTGCAAGCGTCGAGTACTACTACGCtagtcaaaatcaaaaattgtaattttgaacTTGGTATACTTTTCGGTAAGACAGAAAATATTTCTGGTTTTAACTTTCTTATCTACTATAAGCTATCAAACCACAGAATAGATGAAATCAATAGGTAATTATCATCTATTCATCTATTATGTGATAAAATCGGAAAACTTGTACGTAATCACAAATACTCTAAATAGAGTATTTGGTAGTGTGTACTTAAGTACTTTGCAGTGGAACGCACTACATGAGCACTGAGCAGTCGAGCAGTGaattagtatacactatacagtcatAGGGCCATAgataaagaagtaattattatcacacgttattcaatatcaatattttttatgtgataTTATCATAGACCTTATACCATAGAAGTATAGTATTCTATGCTTATACTGTCTAGACTAGTCTATGGATATTATCTAAAAACTCGGTTGTCACTACGATCAACACGATAAGAATAGTTTAAATCGTTGTCTCTGAGACTTTCCGGTGCCCAGTGCCCACTGACCGGCACTTGTGTGGTCCCGTGATGTTTGGcgtgtattaaattgtaaaaattcatATCGGCTTTTCAATCTTT includes:
- the LOC132917093 gene encoding dihydroorotate dehydrogenase (quinone), mitochondrial, with translation MGSLRSFVYISSGGCILWAGTNFITQNEKFYKKCIIPAFFSCDPENAHNLLIFSGKYGLIPKSYYKDPPILKTKLWDLNFTNPVGLAAGLDKQGEITKALKNVGFGFVEVGSITPLPQPGNEKPRVFRLLDSQAIINRYGFNSDGHNIVFERLKKLKQDQNFDGIVGVNLGKNKESENAADDYVKGIEKFTPVADYFVINISSPNTPGLRNLQKKNDLISLLSKVIEARNQFSVERKIPILLKIAPDLTDQDKKDIADVITNNKKCKVDGLIISNTTVKRIGVYDNPNALEPGGLSGKPLQEASTKLILEFYKLTNGKIPIIGVGGIFNGQDAYAKIKAGASLIQIYTSFIYNGPPVIVNIKKELDYLLRKDNYNSISDAVGADARV